A stretch of the Papaver somniferum cultivar HN1 chromosome 6, ASM357369v1, whole genome shotgun sequence genome encodes the following:
- the LOC113291572 gene encoding zinc finger CCCH domain-containing protein 54, translating into MYRGIHPSFIDISEVQFAEILSTTNLLETGNSIYIDGDVIYNNDEFRMFIFKIKKCPKSRSHDWTECPYAHRNEKARRRDPRKFRYSGIACSEFRSGECKKGDLCEFAHGIFEFWLHPSRYRTRLCNAGMFCRRKVCFFAHSVEQLRPETKYKTKHSCCSKNEKSNAVGSIPESSSRTGRRMVYTQQMELVMMSNEYCHHPSSIKEDWEFLDTFRGLKIEEVEEEDDDDDDNEGDRQVIRNFSYDIPELTPDIDWVSELVN; encoded by the coding sequence ATGTATAGAGGAATCCATCCTAGTTTTATCGACATATCTGAAGTACAATTTGCAGAAATTCTGTCAACAACAAATCTCCTCGAGACTGGTAATTCAATTTACATCGATGGAGATGTAATATACAACAACGACGAATTTCGAATGTTCATATTCAAAATCAAGAAATGCCCGAAAAGCCGAAGTCATGACTGGACTGAATGCCCATATGCACATCGTAATGAGAAAGCTAGACGTCGTGATCCACGTAAATTTCGTTACTCAGGGATTGCATGCTCGGAATTCCGTTCAGGAGAATGTAAGAAAGGTGATTTATGCGAATTTGCTCATGGGATTTTCGAATTCTGGTTGCATCCTTCTAGATATCGAACTCGTTTATGTAATGCAGGCATGTTCTGTAGAAGAAAAGTATGTTTTTTTGCTCATTCAGTTGAGCAATTAAGACCTGAAACTAAGTATAAAACTAAGCACAGTTGTTGCTCTAAGAATGAAAAATCAAATGCAGTAGGAAGTATCCCAGAAAGTTCGAGTAGAACTGGGAGGCGGATGGTTTACACACAACAGATGGAATTGGTGATGATGAGTAATGAATATTGTCATCACCCTTCGAGTATCAAAGAGGATTGGGAGTTTCTAGACACTTTTAGAGGACTGAAaatagaagaagtagaagaagaagatgatgatgatgacgacaacGAAGGTGATCGTCAAGTGATAAGAAATTTCAGCTACGATATTCCAGAATTGACCCCCGACATCGATTGGGTGTCTGAATTGGTGAATTGA
- the LOC113289521 gene encoding pentatricopeptide repeat-containing protein At4g33990-like: protein MFLRKQRFWVVSHTDLIPKLIPLIRSFNSFSYSSSTNVVDETSTNYEFDFHQLFISCNKSIHLAKRLHALLLVSGEAKNIYFSTKLVNLYAYLGDISYSSITFEQIRTKNVFAWNSMISGFVHNGCSREAINCYYRLLVTSSSRVRPDFYTFPVVLKACGDLIDGKKVHCWVLKLGFCLDLFIDASLIHMYSKFGFVTDARKVFDVMRVRDKGTWNAMISGFCQNGNAVEALGVFEEMRMEGVQLDSTTVSSILPVCAPLGEGLKGILIHVYAIKHGLEFDVFVSNALINMYAKLGELVSSRKAFGQMIARDLVSWNSLISAYEQNNDPISALKLFSEMMENKFQPDVFTLVSLASVVAQSGDDHKSRSVHSFIMRRSWMCEDSFIENAIMDMYAKLGYIDLARKVFERMAFKDVISWNTLITGYAQNGLASEAVEVFREMEWCKGIVPDQGTLVSILPAFSHLGSLQHGMRVHGHSIKIGLCMDIFVGTCLIDLYVKCGRLDDAMLVFKQVPRRSSVPWNAIISGHGIHGDGEVALKIFGEMQDDGVKPDHVTFVSVLSACSHAGLVEQGQSCFQLMQQKYGIEPSLKHYGCMVDLLGRAGHVDTAYDFIKDMPIRPDASVWGALLGACKIHQNEELGKVASEQLFEVDPENVGYYVLVSNMYASSGKWDGADKVRSLARDRGLRKTPGWSSIEVNKKVDVFYSGNQSHPQCEEIYKELGGLLSKMKSLGYVPDYSFVLQDVEDDEKEHILTSHSERLAIAYGIINTPPKTPIRIFKNLRVCGDCHNATKLIS, encoded by the coding sequence ATGTTTTTGCGCAAACAAAGATTTTGGGTAGTATCACATACTGATTTAATTCCAAAGCTAATTCCTTTAATCCGATCTTTTAACTCATTTTCATATTCTTCGTCAACTAATGTTGTTGATGAAACTAGTACTAACTATGAATTTGATTTTCATCAACTATTCATTTCCTGCAACAAAAGTATTCATCTTGCCAAACGTCTCCATGCTCTTCTTCTCGTATCCGGTGAGGCTAAAAACATATATTTCTCTACGAAACTCGTAAACCTCTACGCATACCTTGGTGATATCTCTTACTCTAGCATCACATTTGAGCAAATTCGTACCAAAAATGTGTTTGCTTGGAATTCAATGATTTCTGGTTTTGTACATAACGGCTGTTCTCGTGAAGCTATTAATTGTTATTATCGATTGTTGGTAACATCGTCGTCTAGAGTTCGCCCTGATTTTTATACATTTCCTGTTGTTTTAAAAGCTTGTGGAGATTTAATCGATGGAAAGAAGGTGCATTGTTGGGTTCTGAAGCTTGGGTTTTGCTTAGATTTATTTATAGATGCTTCTTTGATTCATATGTATTCGAAGTTTGGATTTGTGACTGATGCTCGTAAAGTGTTTGACGTAATGAGGGTACGGGATAAAGGTACTTGGAATGCAATGATATCGGGGTTTTGTCAAAATGGAAATGCAGTGGAAGCTTTGGGTGTATTTGAGGAGATGAGAATGGAAGGAGTTCAGTTGGATAGCACGACTGTCTCGAGCATACTCCCTGTTTGTGCTCCACTTGGTGAAGGATTGAAGGGGATTTTGATTCACGTATATGCTATTAAGCATGGTCTTGAATTCGATGTGTTTGTTTCTAATGCTTTAATTAACATGTATGCGAAATTAGGTGAGTTGGTTTCCTCAAGGAAGGCGTTTGGTCAAATGATTGCAAGAGATTTAGTGTCATGGAACTCGTTAATATCTGCGTATGAGCAGAACAATGACCCCATTTCTGCTCTCAAGCTTTTTTCGGAGATGATGGAAAACAAGTTTCAGCCTGATGTGTTTACCTTGGTAAGCTTGGCTTCTGTTGTGGCTCAGTCTGGGGATGACCATAAAAGTCGGTCGGTTCATAGTTTCATTATGAGGCGAAGTTGGATGTGCGAAGACAGCTTCATTGAAAATGCTATTATGGACATGTATGCTAAGCTGGGCTATATAGATTTGGCACGTAAGGTCTTTGAGAGGATGGCTTTTAAAGATGTAATATCTTGGAATACTCTGATCACTGGATATGCTCAAAATGGTCTAGCTAGCGAGGCTGTCGAGGTTTTCCGTGAAATGGAATGGTGTAAAGGAATTGTGCCGGATCAAGGGACCTTGGTTAGCATTTTACCAGCTTTCTCTCATTTAGGATCCTTGCAACATGGAATGAGAGTTCATGGTCATTCAATAAAAATTGGTCTTTGCATGGATATCTTTGTGGGCACTTGTCTTATAGATTTGTACGTTAAGTGCGGGAGGTTGGATGATGCAATGTTGGTATTCAAACAAGTGCCCAGGAGAAGTTCTGTTCCCTGGAATGCCATAATATCTGGTCATGGTATCCACGGAGATGGTGAAGTTGCTCTGAAAATATTTGGAGAAATGCAAGATGATGGAGTTAAGCCAGATCATGTTACTTTTGTTTCTGTCTTGTCAGCTTGTAGCCATGCCGGTTTGGTAGAACAAGGGCAGAGTTGCTTCCAACTGATGCAGCAGAAATATGGTATTGAGCCTAGTTTGAAGCATTATGGATGCATGGTTGACTTGCTAGGTCGAGCTGGTCATGTGGACACTGCCTATGACTTTATCAAGGATATGCCTATCCGACCTGATGCTTCTGTTTGGGGTGCTCTTCTAGGTGCTTGTAAGATTCATCAAAATGAAGAATTGGGTAAAGTAGCATCAGAACAGTTGTTTGAAGTTGATCCGGAGAATGTTGGTTATTATGTTCTGGTGTCAAATATGTATGCAAGTAGTGGGAAATGGGATGGAGCTGACAAAGTAAGATCATTGGCAAGAGATAGGGGACTGAGAAAGACTCCTGGGTGGAGTTCAATTGAAGTGAACAAAAAGGTTGATGTTTTTTACTCTGGAAACCAATCCCATCCCCAGTGTGAGGAGATTTACAAAGAATTGGGAGGTTTGTTGTCTAAAATGAAGAGCCTTGGTTATGTACCAGATTACAGTTTTGTGTTGCAGGATGTTGAGGATGATGAAAAGGAACATATATTAACAAGTCACAGTGAAAGGTTGGCTATTGCATATGGGATTATCAACACCCCACCAAAGACTCCTATTCGGATCTTTAAAAACTTGCGGGTTTGTGGGGATTGTCACAATGCTACTAAACTGATATCTTAA
- the LOC113289519 gene encoding heterogeneous nuclear ribonucleoprotein A3 homolog 1-like, whose translation MENKLVVLGIPWDVDTEGLRDYMSKFGELEDVIVMKERSTGRSRGFGYVTFADVEDAKGALESEHFLGNRILEVKVATPKEEMRAPSKKVTRIFVARIPQTVTEAIFRSYFETFGEITDIYMPKDQGSKAHRGIGFITYETADSVDTLMSETHELEGSTIVVDRATPKDDDSTHMRQPPPNRVPQGGYGAYNAYITAATRYAALGAPTMYDHPSLGYARGVAEPAVRGMGKKIFVGRLPQEASVEDLRHYFGRFGRIIDVYVPKDPKRTGHRGFGFVTFAEDGVAERVSRRTHEICGHQVAIDSATPLDDAGGTSGGGGGGNLMMQNLEPYGGYVGPMRAYNNYGSLDFDDWGNYGGQTYGGQSYGGLARAGVNIGGGGGGASSGRPSRMDWRFRPY comes from the exons GAACGGTCAACTGGACGCTCTCGTGGTTTTGGTTATGTAACTTTTGCGGATGTTGAGGATGCCAAG GGTGCCCTGGAAAGTGAGCACTTCCTTGGTAACAGAATTCTGGAAGTAAAAGTTGCCACACCAAAG GAAGAAATGAGAGCACCTTCTAAGAAAGTAACGAGGATTTTTGTGGCCAGAATCCCACAGACTGTAACAGAAGCAATATTCCGAAG TTACTTTGAAACCTTTGGCGAGATAACAGATATATACATGCCCAAG GATCAAGGCTCAAAAGCTCATCGTGGGATTGGGTTCATTACTTATGAAACTGCAG ATTCTGTGGACACCTTGAtgtctgaaactcatgaattggaaGGTTCAACGATAGTTGTGGATCGAGCAACCCCAAAG GATGACGACTCCACTCACATGAGACAACCACCACCAAACAGAGTACCACAGGGTGGATATGGGGCATATAATGCATATATCACTGCAGCAACTAGATACGCTGCACTTGGTGCTCCTACAATGTATGATCATCCAAGCTTAGGATACGCAA GAGGGGTTGCCGAACCAGCTGTGCGGGGAATGGGCAAAAAGATCTTTGTTGGTAGGCTTCCACAGGAGGCAAGCGTTGAAGATCTTCGCCATTATTTTGGCAGATTTGGTCGTATTATAGATGTCTATGTCCCCAAG GACCCAAAAAGAACTGGTCATCGGGGTTTTGGTTTTGTAACTTTTGCAGAGGATGGTGTGGCAGAGCGCGTTTCTCGAAGGACTCATGAAATTTGTGGACACCAG GTTGCAATAGATTCAGCAACTCCACTTGATGATGCCGGTGGTAcaagtggaggaggaggaggagggaaCCTAATGATGCAGAATCTAGAGCCTTATGGTGGCTATGTAGGTCCAATGCGTGCTTATAACAACTATGGGAGTCTGGATTTTGATGAT TGGGGGAATTACGGTGGCCAGACATATGGTGGGCAGAGTTATGGTGGTCTAGCTCGGGCTGGTGTTAAtattggtggcggcggcggtggtgctAGCAGTGGCAGACCTTCGAGAATGGATTGGAGGTTTAGGCCATACTAA